A region of Diospyros lotus cultivar Yz01 chromosome 3, ASM1463336v1, whole genome shotgun sequence DNA encodes the following proteins:
- the LOC127797226 gene encoding 14-3-3-like protein GF14 iota, with translation MSTEKERESQVYLAKLAEQAERYEEMVDCMKKVAKLDVELTVEERNLLSVGYKNVIGARRASWRIMSSIEQKEESKGNENNVKLIKGYLQKVEDELSTICGDILAIIDQHLIPSSKTGEATVFYYKMKGDYFRYLAEFKTDQERKEAADQSLKGYEAASATANTDLPSTHPIRLGLALNFSVFYYEIMNSPERACHLAKQAFDEAIAELDTLSEESYKDSTLIMQLLRDNLTLWTSDLPEDGGDENAKAEEPKPAAESEN, from the exons ATGTCAACCGAGAAGGAGAGAGAATCTCAGGTTTACTTGGCCAAGCTCGCCGAACAGGCCGAACGCTATGAAG AAATGGTTGATTGTATGAAGAAGGTTGCAAAACTTGATGTGGAGCTGACTGTGGAGGAGAGGAACCTCCTCTCTGTGGGGTACAAGAATGTGATAGGTGCAAGGAGGGCATCTTGGCGTATCATGTCTTCAATTGAGCAGAAGGAAGAATCAAAGGGAAATGAGAACAATGTCAAGCTCATTAAGGGCTATCTCCAGAAGGTAGAGGATGAGCTCTCAACGATTTGTGGTGACATTCTGGCTATAATTGACCAGCACCTTATCCCCTCTTCCAAAACAGGAGAAGCAACTGTCTTTTACTACAAGAT GAAAGGTGACTACTTTCGGTATCTAGCTGAGTTTAAGACTgaccaagaaaggaaagaggcAGCTGATCAATCATTGAAGGGCTATGAG GCTGCTTCTGCCACCGCAAACACTGATCTCCCATCAACACACCCAATTCGTCTTGGCCTTGCCCTAAACTTCTCCGTTTTCTACTATGAAATAATGAACTCTCCTGAGAG AGCATGCCATTTGGCTAAACAAGCCTTTGATGAAGCGATTGCTGAGTTGGACACATTGAGTGAGGAATCATACAAGGACAGCACCTTGATCATGCAGCTCTTGAGAGACAATCTCACTCTCTGGACCTCTGATTTGCCTGAGGATGGAG GCGATGAAAACGCCAAAGCTGAAGAACCTAAACCAGCAGCAGAATCAGAG AACTAA
- the LOC127797225 gene encoding protein KTI12 homolog isoform X1, which translates to MALVVICGQPCGGKSTSAVCLAEALKGTELKPSVRIIDETSFHLDRNQSYADMPAEKNLRGVLRSEVDRSLSKDNIVIVDSLNSIKGYRYELWCLARAAGIRYCVLYCDVEENHCRKWNAERKERGEASYDDKIFEDLVRRFEKPDRRNRWDFPLFELWPSRDGIESSSPAILDAVLYLTKKVDSKTRDVKVLQPTIATQTARTSEANSLYEIDRATQEVITAIVEAQSQTIGGPMTGITLSQGLPTINISRTIGLPELRRLRRTFIKLTGQTSLSGPPPPSDAESAKRMFLDYLNRELGSA; encoded by the coding sequence ATGGCATTGGTTGTAATCTGTGGGCAACCGTGCGGTGGAAAATCAACATCTGCAGTATGCTTAGCTGAGGCTCTTAAAGGCACAGAACTCAAACCATCAGTCCGAATCATTGATGAAACTTCCTTTCACCTTGATCGAAACCAAAGCTATGCTGATATGCCTGCAGAGAAGAATTTAAGAGGAGTCCTAAGGTCTGAAGTTGATAGGTCCTTGTCAAAGGACAATATTGTGATAGTTGATTCTTTAAACAGCATAAAGGGTTACAGATATGAATTATGGTGCTTGGCCCGAGCTGCAGGAATAAGGTATTGCGTCCTTTATTGTGATGTTGAAGAGAACCATTGTAGAAAATGGAATGCAGAACGCAAGGAGAGAGGGGAGGCCTCTTATGATGATAAGATATTTGAAGATCTGGTTAGAAGGTTTGAGAAACCAGATAGAAGAAATCGGTGGGATTTCCCTTTGTTTGAGTTGTGGCCATCTAGGGATGGCATAGAGAGTTCGAGTCCAGCCATCTTAGATGCTGTCTTGTACCTCACGAAAAAAGTGGACTCAAAAACAAGGGATGTTAAAGTTTTGCAGCCTACAATTGCAACCCAAACTGCACGAACTTCTGAGGCAAATTCTCTTTATGAGATAGACAGAGCGACCCAGGAAGTCATTACTGCTATTGTGGAAGCACAATCACAAACAATTGGAGGCCCCATGACTGGAATTACGCTCAGCCAGGGCTTACCAACTATCAATATCTCGAGAACAATTGGGTTGCCCGAGCTGCGTAGGCTACGGAGAACTTTCATAAAATTGACGGGGCAAACAAGCTTAAGCGGTCCACCGCCACCCTCTGATGCAGAGAGCGCGAAGAGGATGTTTCTGGATTACTTGAACAGAGAACTAGGTTCTGCTTAA
- the LOC127797225 gene encoding uncharacterized protein LOC127797225 isoform X2, protein MASTNMSSLSPPVFDGENYQVWAVKMKAHLRGLSLWQWVESEREIPPLGNNPTLNQIRAHEEAEAKAPRALSQIHAAVSESIFSRIMACETAKEAWDILKELYQGNARTKRIQVLNLKRNFEILRMNEKDTIQEFSEKLMTVVNKIRLMGEELPDSRIVEKVLISLPERFEAKISSLEDSRDISQITLAELIGALQAQEQRRIMRNEESEKTVEGAYLAKSSSSKKKGKIPECDHCKKLGHEEKDCWHKGKPQCFQCKRFGHLKKDCRFNLKEQASTVKAIEGAIEEETLF, encoded by the coding sequence ATGGCTTCCACCAACATGTCATCTCTTTCACCACCAGtttttgatggagaaaattatCAAGTATGGGCTGTCAAAATGAAAGCTCATTTGAGAGGTCTTAGTTTATGGCAGTGGGTCGAAAGTGAAAGGGAGATACCTCCGCTTGGCAACAATCCTACGCTCAATCAAATCAGAGCTCATGAAGAAGCAGAAGCTAAAGCACCGAGGGCTTTATCTCAAATACACGCTGCTGTCTCCGaatcaattttctcaagaaTCATGGCGTGTGAAACGGCTAAGGAAGCATGGGATATATTGAAAGAGCTATATCAAGGGAATGCTAGAACGAAGAGAATACAAGTGTTgaatctcaaaagaaattttgagatcCTTAGAATGAATGAAAAGGATACAATCCAAGAGTTCTCTGAAAAACTAATGACGGTGGTAAATAAAATCAGACTTATGGGAGAAGAGCTACCTGACAGCAGGATCGTAGAGAAAGTCTTGATAAGTCTACCTGAGAGGTTTGAGGCAAAAATCTCCTCCCTTGAAGATTCAAGGGATATTAGCCAAATTACATTGGCAGAATTAATCGGAGCCTTGCAAGCTCAGGAGCAAAGAAGGATTatgagaaatgaagaaagtGAAAAGACGGTGGAAGGAGCTTATCTTGCCAAGAGTTCATcgtcaaagaagaaaggaaaaattccagaatgtgaCCATTGCAAAAAACTTGGTCATGAAGAGAAAGATTGTTGGCACAAGGGGAAGCCTCAATGCTTCCAGTGTAAAAGATTTGGGCATTTGAAAAAAGATTGCAGATTTAACTTGAAAGAACAAGCAAGTACAGTGAAGGCGATTGAAGGGGCAATTGAAGAGGAAACGCTCTTTTAG